The following are encoded together in the Babylonia areolata isolate BAREFJ2019XMU chromosome 18, ASM4173473v1, whole genome shotgun sequence genome:
- the LOC143292042 gene encoding uncharacterized protein LOC143292042, with protein sequence MDGKIAFCQIALFCLLFDRKARVVTADDGSSGPLKCYDCLNTFKYRWDPYTPCQINATSVPVATCLITDRFCKVQRVTVKGITIKIARSCAGVCYYGCTFYSFGVTQLHCTSCCNQSLCNTGSGAPASVVVMAPTARRSWRAVLPDSFVWVVFVMLSNRWLWY encoded by the exons ATGGACGGCAAAATTGCATTCTGCCAGATCGCCCTCTTCTGTCTGCTGTTTGATCGAA AAGCGAGGGTGGTAACAGCGGACGACGGAAGCAGCGGGCCGTTGAAGTGTTACGACTGTCTCAACACGTTCAAGTACCGTTGGGACCCTTACACTCCCTGCCAGATCAACGCCACCTCCGTGCCCGTGGCTACCTGCCTCATCACAGACAGATTCTGTAAG GTGCAACGGGTGACAGTGAAAGGAATCACCATCAAGATCGCCAGAAGCTGTGCCGGGGTGTGTTACTACGGGTGCACGTTCTACAGCTTCGGTGTGACGCAGCTGCACTGCACGTCCTGTTGCAACCAATCCTTGTGCAATACAGGTTCAGGGGCCCCCGCCTCTGTCGTAGTCATGGCTCCCACCGCCAGAAGATCATGGCGAGCTGTGCTGCCTGATTCGTTCGTCTGGGTTGTGTTTGTGATGCTTAGTAACAGATGGCTTTGGTATTAG